CGTTCTACTCGGGTCAAAAACGCGTGAGCGGAAAAGAGGACCATGTCTGAGCGGCTCGTCACGGAGCCCGGGGCGCGGAGGGTCGAAAGGGTCGCCGTGCTGGGGGCGGGCTCCTGGGGAACCACCTTCGCGAAGGTCCTGGCCGATGCGGGCACCGAAGTGTGCCTCTGGGCCAGGCGGGCGCACGTGGCCGAGACGGTGGAGCGGAAGCGGGTCAACGAGGAGTACCTGCCGGGGATCACCCTGCCCGGGACGCTCAAGGCCACGGACGACTCCGCCGAGGCTCTGAGCGGCGCCGACGCCGTCGTGCTCGCGGTGCCCAGCCAGACGCTGCGGGAGAACCTCGCCGGCTGGCGACCGTTGCTCCCCGACGGGGTGACTCTGGTCAGCCTCGCCAAGGGGGTGGAGCTGAGCACGCTGAAGCGGATGAGCCAGGTGGTCGCGGAGGTGGCCGATGTGGCCGACGACCGGGTGGCCGTCGTCTCCGGCCCCAACCTCGCCAAGGAGATAGCCGTCGAGCAACCGACGGCCACTGTCCTCGCGTGCTCCGACCACGACAGGGCCGTCGCGCTGCAGCGGGCCTGCTCCACCGGATATTTCCGGCCGTACACCAATACCGATCTCGTCGGTGTCGAGGTAGCCGGTGCCTGCAAGAACGTGATCGCCCTCGCCTGCGGTGTGGCCTCCGGCCTGGGATACGGATCCAACACGATGTCCACTCTGATCACCAGGGGCCTGGCCGAGACGACCAGGTTGGGGGTGGCTCTCGACGCGGAACCGATGACCTTCGCG
This genomic stretch from Actinopolyspora halophila DSM 43834 harbors:
- a CDS encoding NAD(P)H-dependent glycerol-3-phosphate dehydrogenase, producing the protein MSERLVTEPGARRVERVAVLGAGSWGTTFAKVLADAGTEVCLWARRAHVAETVERKRVNEEYLPGITLPGTLKATDDSAEALSGADAVVLAVPSQTLRENLAGWRPLLPDGVTLVSLAKGVELSTLKRMSQVVAEVADVADDRVAVVSGPNLAKEIAVEQPTATVLACSDHDRAVALQRACSTGYFRPYTNTDLVGVEVAGACKNVIALACGVASGLGYGSNTMSTLITRGLAETTRLGVALDAEPMTFAGLAGMGDLAATCISPLSRNRTFGERLGRGESLLEAQRAAHGQVAEGVKSCTALCELAKRHGVEMPIAEIVHRVCHEGLEPVPAAVELLGREPKPE